A genomic region of Deltaproteobacteria bacterium contains the following coding sequences:
- a CDS encoding S8 family serine peptidase gives MKPINTFRICLGLLVALTAGWIGCDSGGGGNSYTVSGTIYAPSNTAVDSDTNEINVTPVSNDYFDGNSAQILSKNPVIVGGYANVAYAGQPGNSFETGDTSDVFKVALTANQSVNLYIADTNAADLDLYLYDENVDRDAPEAVASSTGTGASEKVQATSAGTYYVEVRAHAGASNYTLTTGQTIDAATAMDARLQEDFLPGDVVVVFREEARERIRRSLQAEGDALWGLDRKSGSPGGEMVLAVTSENRRRVFAALAIEPAEDNPVLFQAQDPRKQLKLDTLRTIDALKKRDDVLTAEPNYLRHALEAPDDDYYPLQWHYPLIRLPQAWELTKGSSEVIVAVIDTGILANHPDISNAKLVDGYDFISDTTISLDGDGIDPNPQDPGDAMEGGSSFHGTHVAGTIGAATNNGTGVAGVTWNCRIMPLRALGNGGGLAGDIRQAIRYAAGLDNASGITLPPSRRADIINMSLGGSSRSDLDQQAIDDARAQGVIIIAAAGNSASSTPMYPAAYNHVVSVSAVGPDKTLAPYSNFGGTIDVAAPGGDASDDSDGDGYPDGVLSTGADDTSGTIKMIYNFKQGTSMATPHVAGVAALMKSVYSGLTPAILDNLIAGGTITEDLGPPGRDNQFGHGLIDALQAVLTVYAGELPTLLFVDPLSLNFGSTDTILLLDASNYSSETLTDVNATTDVDWISIEGSFDEAGQSGTFTISVDRTGLDDGPYAATITFTSSVNTVPVPVRMQVGDATAAGNAGYHYVVLLDPDTFQPLAQYDVPAPTNGAYHYHLKAPMGKYIIFAGTDADNDYYIGDAGESSGAYPSLDQPAVIRLYRDLTGYDFATSFNFNLSSSLLANKTGAFQPIRIDGAGAVEK, from the coding sequence ATGAAACCTATCAACACCTTTCGCATCTGCCTGGGTTTGCTCGTCGCCCTGACCGCTGGCTGGATAGGCTGCGATAGCGGGGGCGGCGGCAACAGCTACACCGTCAGCGGCACCATTTACGCCCCCTCCAACACCGCCGTCGACTCCGACACCAACGAAATCAACGTCACGCCGGTTTCCAACGACTATTTTGACGGGAACAGCGCGCAAATTTTGAGCAAGAATCCGGTGATCGTCGGCGGCTATGCCAATGTGGCCTACGCAGGCCAACCCGGGAACTCTTTCGAAACCGGCGACACGAGCGACGTTTTCAAAGTGGCGCTGACCGCGAATCAAAGCGTCAACCTGTACATAGCCGATACCAACGCCGCCGACCTCGACCTCTATCTATACGACGAGAATGTAGACCGCGACGCCCCGGAGGCAGTCGCGAGTTCCACCGGTACCGGCGCCAGCGAAAAGGTGCAGGCGACCAGCGCAGGCACCTACTACGTCGAGGTCCGGGCGCACGCCGGGGCCTCCAACTACACCCTGACCACCGGGCAGACCATCGACGCGGCCACGGCCATGGATGCGCGCCTGCAGGAGGATTTTTTGCCGGGCGACGTGGTGGTCGTCTTTCGCGAGGAGGCCCGGGAACGCATCCGCCGGAGCCTGCAGGCGGAGGGGGACGCCTTGTGGGGCCTTGACCGCAAATCCGGTTCTCCCGGAGGCGAAATGGTGCTCGCCGTCACTTCGGAAAACAGGCGGCGCGTCTTTGCGGCGCTCGCCATCGAGCCGGCGGAAGACAACCCGGTGCTGTTCCAGGCGCAGGACCCCCGCAAGCAGCTCAAGTTGGACACCCTGCGAACGATCGACGCCCTGAAAAAACGTGACGACGTACTGACGGCCGAGCCCAACTACCTGCGCCACGCCCTGGAAGCGCCCGACGACGATTACTACCCCCTGCAGTGGCACTACCCGCTCATCCGCCTGCCCCAGGCCTGGGAACTCACCAAGGGCTCATCCGAGGTCATCGTGGCGGTCATCGACACGGGCATCCTCGCCAATCATCCGGATATTAGCAACGCCAAACTGGTGGACGGCTATGACTTCATCTCCGACACGACCATCTCTCTGGACGGCGACGGCATCGACCCCAACCCGCAGGACCCCGGCGACGCCATGGAGGGGGGCAGCTCCTTTCACGGCACCCACGTGGCCGGGACCATCGGCGCCGCCACCAACAACGGCACCGGTGTGGCCGGCGTCACCTGGAACTGCAGGATCATGCCGCTCCGGGCGCTGGGCAACGGTGGCGGTCTGGCCGGCGACATCCGCCAGGCCATCCGATACGCCGCCGGTCTCGACAACGCATCGGGCATCACCCTTCCCCCCTCCCGGCGGGCGGACATCATCAACATGAGCCTGGGGGGATCCTCCCGGTCCGACCTGGACCAACAGGCCATCGATGACGCCAGGGCGCAAGGCGTCATCATCATCGCCGCCGCCGGCAACAGCGCCAGCAGCACCCCCATGTACCCGGCCGCCTACAACCACGTCGTCTCCGTGAGCGCCGTGGGACCGGACAAGACCCTGGCCCCCTATTCCAATTTCGGCGGCACCATCGACGTCGCGGCCCCGGGCGGCGACGCATCCGACGACAGCGACGGCGACGGCTATCCCGACGGCGTTCTGAGCACCGGCGCCGACGACACATCAGGTACGATCAAAATGATCTACAATTTCAAGCAGGGCACCTCCATGGCGACCCCCCACGTGGCCGGCGTGGCCGCCCTGATGAAATCGGTCTATTCCGGTCTGACCCCGGCCATCCTGGACAACCTGATCGCCGGCGGGACGATCACCGAGGATTTGGGCCCGCCAGGCCGCGACAACCAGTTCGGGCACGGCCTCATCGACGCGCTGCAGGCGGTACTCACTGTTTACGCGGGGGAGCTTCCGACCCTGTTGTTTGTCGATCCCCTCTCGCTCAACTTCGGGTCGACGGACACCATCCTGCTTCTTGATGCCAGCAATTATTCCAGTGAAACGCTGACCGATGTTAACGCAACAACGGATGTTGATTGGATTTCCATCGAGGGTTCTTTCGATGAAGCCGGCCAGAGCGGCACCTTCACGATCAGCGTGGATCGGACAGGTCTGGACGATGGCCCCTATGCGGCAACGATTACGTTTACGTCGAGCGTAAACACGGTCCCGGTGCCGGTGCGCATGCAGGTGGGCGACGCCACCGCTGCCGGCAATGCCGGCTATCACTACGTCGTGCTCCTGGACCCCGACACCTTTCAACCCCTTGCCCAGTACGACGTGCCGGCGCCCACCAACGGGGCCTACCACTATCATCTGAAGGCGCCCATGGGGAAATACATCATTTTTGCGGGCACCGACGCGGACAACGACTATTACATCGGCGACGCCGGCGAGTCGTCCGGCGCCTACCCCTCCCTGGATCAGCCGGCGGTCATCCGCCTGTACAGGGATCTCACAGGCTACGATTTCGCCACGTCGTTCAACTTCAACCTGTCGTCCTCACTCCTGGCGAACAAAACGGGAGCGTTTCAACCCATCAGAATCGACGGCGCGGGGGCGGTTGAGAAATGA
- a CDS encoding protease complex subunit PrcB family protein, protein MTEKETMPACTILKKKGGRPTAWAGAVLLLLLATLFTYGMGRKADTPPPDFAVHTLLRGSQSAGSGNGPSAEWVRSRDALERVFADAGSLQLSASESDQAPDVDLAAYRVLLVRMGRKPTAGYAVRCLTERSGLTNGTAVITLEWAEPPPDRLNAQVVTSPFVLLKITKAGYSRVKLVDQDDRTLFELEAPQ, encoded by the coding sequence ATGACGGAAAAGGAAACGATGCCAGCTTGCACCATACTGAAAAAAAAGGGCGGACGGCCTACAGCCTGGGCGGGGGCGGTCCTCCTGCTGCTGCTTGCCACGCTTTTCACCTACGGAATGGGCCGCAAGGCAGACACCCCGCCGCCGGATTTTGCGGTCCATACACTGCTGAGAGGATCACAGTCGGCAGGTAGCGGCAACGGCCCCTCTGCCGAGTGGGTCCGCTCCCGCGATGCCCTCGAGCGGGTTTTCGCCGATGCCGGCTCCCTGCAACTGTCGGCATCCGAATCGGATCAAGCCCCCGACGTCGACCTAGCAGCCTATCGCGTTCTGCTGGTGCGCATGGGACGCAAGCCCACCGCCGGATACGCTGTGCGCTGCCTTACCGAACGCAGCGGCCTGACAAACGGTACGGCCGTCATCACTCTCGAATGGGCCGAACCCCCGCCGGACCGCCTCAATGCCCAGGTCGTGACCAGCCCTTTCGTTCTGCTGAAAATCACCAAGGCAGGCTACAGCCGGGTAAAGCTCGTCGACCAGGACGACCGGACCCTGTTCGAACTGGAAGCGCCGCAGTAG